A genome region from Methanobacterium subterraneum includes the following:
- a CDS encoding ATP-binding cassette domain-containing protein, with protein sequence MRYVVEVESLVKNFKKIRAVNGVEFKVKKGEIFGFLGPNGAGKTTTIRMLTGIIKPDSGKAVILGYDIQKEPLKAKEHLGVVPETSNAYVDLSSRQNISLIADLYGVPKNEAENRADELLKEFGLYDRRDDKVKGFSKGMKQRLILAMALINDPQLLFLDEPTSGLDVQSSILIRQMLLKLHEKGKTILLTTHNLEEANKLCERIAIINKGKIAAIDTPENLKKMIKKLNTIEVTFDGPVNIQELSQLLEIQDISKKGEKYSLNTDNINNLILALTEYTKSKNIKINSLNTLDPSLEEVFIELIGRS encoded by the coding sequence TTGCGATATGTTGTTGAAGTTGAAAGCCTTGTCAAAAACTTTAAAAAAATTCGGGCTGTGAATGGCGTGGAATTTAAAGTTAAAAAAGGCGAAATATTTGGCTTTCTAGGGCCTAACGGGGCTGGGAAAACAACCACCATCCGAATGTTAACCGGCATCATCAAACCAGACAGTGGAAAAGCTGTTATATTGGGATATGACATCCAGAAAGAACCCTTAAAAGCTAAAGAACATCTGGGGGTTGTTCCTGAAACTTCCAATGCCTACGTAGACCTATCCTCCCGACAGAACATTAGTTTAATAGCGGATCTCTATGGAGTCCCTAAAAATGAGGCCGAAAATAGAGCAGATGAACTTCTAAAGGAATTTGGTCTTTATGACAGAAGGGATGATAAGGTGAAGGGCTTCTCCAAGGGTATGAAACAGAGATTGATACTGGCCATGGCCCTGATTAACGATCCACAACTTTTATTTTTAGATGAACCTACCAGTGGTTTGGATGTTCAAAGCAGTATTTTAATCAGACAGATGCTGTTAAAGCTTCATGAGAAAGGTAAAACCATTTTACTCACCACACACAACCTGGAAGAAGCCAATAAACTATGTGAAAGGATAGCAATTATCAACAAAGGTAAAATTGCCGCCATAGACACTCCTGAAAACCTTAAAAAAATGATAAAAAAGTTGAATACCATAGAGGTAACTTTTGACGGCCCAGTAAACATCCAAGAATTATCACAACTCCTTGAAATCCAGGATATAAGTAAAAAAGGGGAGAAATATTCTTTAAACACAGATAATATTAATAATCTGATTTTAGCGTTGACAGAGTATACTAAATCTAAAAATATAAAGATAAACTCCTTGAACACTTTAGATCCATCACTGGAAGAAGTTTTCATAGAACTGATTGGGAGGAGTTAA
- a CDS encoding thioredoxin family protein, whose product MEIEIYGTGCGNCQALENNAKKAIKELNADAEIVKIQEIDKMFEAGITGTPGLAIDGEIKSMGRIPPVDEIKKWIESKK is encoded by the coding sequence ATGGAAATAGAAATATATGGAACCGGATGCGGAAACTGCCAAGCTTTAGAAAATAATGCCAAAAAGGCAATAAAAGAGTTAAATGCAGATGCTGAAATTGTAAAGATACAGGAAATTGACAAGATGTTTGAAGCAGGAATCACCGGCACCCCTGGACTAGCAATCGACGGAGAAATAAAATCCATGGGCCGGATCCCCCCAGTAGATGAAATAAAAAAATGGATCGAATCGAAAAAATGA
- a CDS encoding ABC transporter permease — protein MSNIYFGQLKRSLAIMRKDILIYYLKGPVIIFGILIPLFLFLAFLTGSKNLSTDFLISGLIGMTMLFTATSVSPVITPWESQMNTLERLMTYPISIYTLILGDIMASVIFGALITLVPVIIGLIIGVNIIHPIILIVGIILASLCFSSLGLLMATPPTNAPSNVMMISSLIKFPLVFISGIFIPLESMPFWGKAIASFSPLTYFTDLTRYSLGNGSYYPILLDFAVIVLFTIILFVLAVKIHKKTLPMRI, from the coding sequence ATGTCAAATATTTATTTCGGGCAGTTAAAACGTTCTCTGGCCATTATGAGAAAGGACATCCTGATCTACTATCTCAAAGGACCAGTAATCATATTCGGAATATTGATACCTTTATTCCTTTTCCTGGCCTTTTTAACAGGTAGTAAAAATTTATCCACAGATTTTCTCATATCAGGGCTCATTGGCATGACCATGCTCTTCACAGCCACCTCAGTATCTCCGGTTATAACCCCATGGGAATCACAGATGAACACGCTGGAAAGACTGATGACATACCCCATATCCATTTACACCCTCATACTCGGTGATATCATGGCTTCAGTCATCTTCGGAGCATTAATAACCCTGGTACCAGTGATCATAGGATTAATCATCGGAGTAAATATAATACATCCCATTATCCTCATTGTAGGAATTATCCTTGCTTCCCTATGTTTTTCATCCCTCGGGCTCTTAATGGCAACTCCACCTACTAATGCTCCATCCAATGTCATGATGATCTCTTCCTTGATTAAATTTCCACTGGTATTTATTAGCGGAATTTTCATTCCTCTAGAAAGCATGCCATTCTGGGGCAAAGCCATTGCATCTTTTTCACCCCTCACATATTTCACGGATTTAACTCGATATTCCCTAGGAAATGGCAGTTATTATCCCATACTACTTGATTTCGCTGTTATCGTCCTATTCACAATTATATTATTTGTACTGGCTGTCAAAATTCATAAAAAAACATTACCCATGAGAATTTAA
- a CDS encoding Hsp20/alpha crystallin family protein, producing the protein MVEKARYVPVVYISHDEIDLKIIIELAGVNKEDIKLEMTSSSVCVNASRKDFDYSGCYSLAHEIDPKKALAKFENGLLTITIPLTKKFSGEIIKID; encoded by the coding sequence ATGGTTGAAAAAGCAAGATACGTGCCTGTGGTTTACATTAGTCATGATGAAATAGATTTAAAGATAATCATTGAACTTGCTGGTGTAAACAAGGAAGATATAAAACTTGAGATGACTAGTTCCAGTGTCTGTGTGAATGCATCTAGAAAAGATTTTGATTACAGTGGATGTTACTCTCTGGCACATGAAATAGATCCTAAAAAAGCACTAGCCAAATTTGAAAATGGCTTATTAACTATTACCATCCCCTTAACCAAAAAATTCTCAGGTGAAATAATAAAAATAGATTAA
- a CDS encoding 4Fe-4S dicluster domain-containing protein: MRNRNNMIKIDENLCKGCNICIEFCPVGVYEQSGNVNKKGIHVPIPMNRDKCTKCGLCTLLCPDQAITVE, translated from the coding sequence TTGAGAAACAGAAATAATATGATAAAAATTGATGAAAACTTGTGTAAAGGCTGCAATATTTGTATTGAATTCTGTCCGGTTGGTGTTTATGAACAATCTGGAAATGTCAATAAAAAAGGAATTCATGTTCCAATTCCAATGAATAGGGACAAATGTACAAAATGTGGTCTTTGTACTTTATTGTGTCCGGATCAAGCCATAACTGTAGAGTAA
- a CDS encoding 4Fe-4S binding protein, whose translation MAWFAGYPREKIEWHPTIDPEKCVKCGMCMNCGQKVYKWTGDVPIVAYPDKCVVGCTTCATLCQGNAISFPDKDNLRELYKKERIWAKVKKELKKEGVLEVEEESSAKRSSSETDSSPQNADDSNGGCGCGGIIKTNEESTGTQGSEDDEGCGCGTESSDVDNGGCSCGCGGDYPDEFVVNNPSEPKTMADEDFIEKLEKYAHSIGITSIGYTKVPPELINEGNSILFPNAIVLTMEMDDDLIITDPGAEAQALNDAHYEKLGNMTYQIADYLRENGFAAESAHPYGGVVRFTPLAQEAGLGWVGQSGLLITPVSGPRQKVSAVFTSIENLPIKTDDEHSWITEYCNRCGKCIKACPENALIETETCCGGKETEFVEERCIGCSEGCTYCIEDCPFDEKDYTDIKNRFERMNAKLAQNKNKTT comes from the coding sequence ATGGCATGGTTTGCAGGATATCCTAGAGAAAAAATTGAATGGCACCCTACCATTGACCCTGAAAAATGTGTAAAATGTGGTATGTGCATGAATTGTGGTCAAAAAGTTTACAAATGGACAGGTGATGTGCCAATAGTTGCCTATCCTGATAAATGTGTTGTGGGCTGTACTACTTGTGCAACCCTCTGTCAGGGGAATGCCATTTCATTCCCGGACAAAGATAATCTACGTGAACTCTACAAAAAAGAGAGAATCTGGGCAAAAGTCAAAAAAGAACTCAAAAAAGAGGGAGTTCTGGAAGTTGAAGAGGAAAGTAGCGCGAAAAGATCATCGTCTGAAACAGATTCCTCCCCACAGAATGCCGATGATTCTAATGGTGGATGTGGTTGTGGTGGAATTATAAAAACCAATGAAGAATCAACTGGAACTCAGGGCTCTGAAGATGATGAAGGATGTGGTTGTGGAACTGAATCATCTGATGTGGATAATGGTGGATGTTCCTGTGGATGTGGAGGAGATTACCCTGATGAATTTGTTGTAAATAATCCTTCTGAGCCAAAAACCATGGCGGATGAAGACTTTATCGAAAAATTAGAAAAATACGCTCATTCCATTGGCATTACAAGCATAGGGTACACTAAAGTTCCTCCAGAATTAATAAATGAGGGTAACTCCATTCTGTTCCCGAATGCCATTGTGCTAACCATGGAAATGGATGATGATTTAATCATAACCGATCCTGGAGCTGAAGCACAGGCCTTAAATGATGCGCATTACGAAAAACTGGGGAATATGACCTATCAAATTGCGGATTATCTTAGGGAAAATGGTTTTGCAGCAGAGTCTGCCCACCCTTACGGAGGTGTGGTAAGATTTACACCACTTGCCCAAGAAGCAGGTTTAGGATGGGTAGGACAAAGTGGTCTTCTAATCACTCCAGTATCAGGCCCCAGGCAAAAAGTTTCTGCAGTGTTCACCAGTATCGAAAACCTGCCAATAAAAACTGATGATGAACACTCTTGGATAACAGAATATTGTAACCGCTGTGGTAAATGTATCAAAGCTTGCCCAGAAAACGCACTCATAGAAACAGAAACCTGTTGTGGTGGTAAAGAAACTGAATTTGTGGAAGAACGTTGTATTGGTTGTAGTGAAGGTTGTACCTACTGTATAGAAGACTGCCCATTCGATGAAAAAGATTACACAGATATAAAAAACCGATTTGAAAGGATGAATGCTAAGTTAGCACAGAATAAAAATAAAACTACTTAA
- a CDS encoding pyrroline-5-carboxylate reductase family protein, with product MKSMGFIGGGRITKIILNGFKKGKIELDNVVVYDTSLESLKELKKEFPEIKIVSDDNESAASQDMVFLAVHPPAMAEVLGKIKPYLKPDSTVVSLAPKPQIKQISSLLGGFTRIVRMIPNAPSIINQGYNPISFAPKMNDSKKKEILKLFNILGVTPEVDEGKLEAYALLTAMGPTYFWFQFDELFKLGRSFGLEDEEIQESLQKMITGAAQTFYQSELNPGEVMDLVPVKPMADEEEMIKNAYQTRLEAMFKQLKE from the coding sequence ATGAAAAGCATGGGCTTCATTGGCGGAGGAAGAATAACTAAAATAATCTTGAATGGTTTTAAAAAAGGAAAAATTGAATTAGACAATGTGGTGGTGTATGATACAAGTTTAGAATCTCTTAAAGAACTTAAAAAAGAATTTCCGGAAATAAAAATCGTTTCGGATGATAATGAATCTGCTGCTTCTCAGGACATGGTTTTTTTAGCAGTTCATCCACCTGCTATGGCTGAGGTGTTGGGGAAAATCAAACCTTACCTCAAACCGGATTCAACTGTTGTTTCTCTGGCACCAAAACCTCAGATCAAACAAATTTCCAGTTTACTGGGTGGATTCACCCGTATCGTGCGTATGATCCCCAATGCTCCATCTATTATCAATCAGGGCTACAACCCCATCAGCTTTGCCCCGAAGATGAATGATTCAAAGAAAAAAGAAATCCTGAAATTATTCAATATTTTAGGGGTTACTCCTGAAGTTGATGAGGGCAAACTGGAGGCTTATGCACTTTTAACCGCCATGGGCCCTACTTATTTCTGGTTCCAGTTTGATGAATTATTTAAACTGGGACGTTCCTTTGGTTTGGAAGATGAGGAGATACAGGAAAGCCTACAAAAGATGATCACTGGGGCAGCACAAACGTTTTATCAATCTGAATTAAACCCCGGGGAAGTCATGGACCTCGTACCAGTTAAACCAATGGCTGATGAAGAGGAAATGATAAAAAATGCATATCAAACTCGTTTGGAGGCCATGTTCAAACAGCTGAAGGAATAA
- a CDS encoding universal stress protein, producing the protein MYEKILLPTDGSEASENAAKHAIVIASKYNSMIFVLTVLEPQPTSGITMDILKREGQTYLDNISKIFKNIEKEEGFETDIKRCFLMKEGTAADEILKTAKKEEIGLIVIGGSGKHALERFILGSVAEKIVREAKCPVLTVH; encoded by the coding sequence ATGTATGAAAAAATATTATTGCCTACAGATGGTTCAGAAGCTAGTGAAAACGCTGCAAAACATGCAATTGTGATTGCAAGTAAATATAATTCCATGATTTTTGTTTTAACTGTTTTAGAACCACAACCAACTTCAGGGATAACCATGGATATTTTGAAAAGAGAAGGACAAACATATTTGGACAATATCTCTAAAATTTTCAAAAATATCGAAAAAGAAGAGGGTTTTGAAACCGATATAAAAAGATGTTTTCTAATGAAAGAGGGAACAGCGGCAGATGAGATATTAAAAACTGCAAAAAAAGAAGAAATAGGCCTCATAGTAATTGGTGGTTCGGGTAAACACGCCCTGGAGCGATTTATATTGGGGAGTGTTGCTGAAAAAATAGTTAGAGAGGCAAAATGTCCTGTTTTAACCGTTCATTAA
- a CDS encoding DUF169 domain-containing protein: MKEIMDVKEVKRMGKTMKSILSLDSYPVGIRFMEVNDNFPKDAEILKKHRYCQALMKARNGYDVILTGEEISCPAAARAFGFRPLPEGLKSGNGLVGFGIVSDPEVGKKMFEGMVRLDENKIKGIHLFPLENATEIPDVIIIEDDPEKLMWIALAYLHATGGERIESSTAILQATCVDSTIIPFLKNRVNLTYGCYGCRDATDLSEKEAIMGFPGSYLPLIMEHLKYLEEKAIPRSRDKGALSVLKGKSQIKTCENGGN; the protein is encoded by the coding sequence ATGAAAGAAATTATGGATGTTAAAGAAGTTAAAAGAATGGGAAAAACCATGAAATCAATTCTCAGCCTTGATAGCTATCCTGTGGGAATTAGATTCATGGAAGTGAATGATAACTTCCCTAAAGATGCAGAAATTCTTAAAAAACACCGGTATTGCCAGGCTTTGATGAAAGCCCGAAATGGATATGATGTTATACTCACTGGAGAAGAAATATCATGTCCAGCTGCAGCTCGTGCATTTGGTTTTAGACCATTACCAGAAGGTCTTAAATCAGGTAATGGTTTAGTAGGGTTTGGAATCGTATCTGACCCTGAAGTAGGTAAGAAAATGTTTGAAGGTATGGTGAGATTGGATGAAAACAAGATTAAAGGTATACACCTTTTCCCACTTGAAAATGCCACTGAAATACCTGACGTAATAATTATTGAAGATGATCCGGAGAAATTGATGTGGATTGCCCTAGCTTACCTCCATGCCACTGGTGGTGAGAGGATAGAAAGCTCCACAGCCATATTACAAGCAACCTGTGTCGATTCTACCATCATTCCATTCCTCAAAAATCGTGTAAACTTGACTTATGGCTGTTATGGCTGTCGAGATGCCACAGATCTATCAGAAAAGGAAGCCATAATGGGCTTCCCTGGATCATACCTCCCATTAATCATGGAACACTTAAAATACCTTGAAGAAAAGGCTATACCTCGTTCACGTGATAAGGGAGCATTATCAGTTTTAAAAGGAAAATCACAGATAAAAACTTGTGAAAATGGAGGTAATTAA
- a CDS encoding DUF169 domain-containing protein, translated as MEETAKNLNEILDLNGLVGVTLIKNEDSIPKDIETLKDPLFYCVMLKKAASEKKSFYAPGEVHSCLRGKSVLGMGEIPEFEKTGKFYVNKSSVANSRSASHFVNSVPRVKDVKGTLIQPLEDAKDPDVVLAFPSNARNAQELMHATIFQSGGNIKAEFSAPYSFCGYTTARTYLEDVVSFAIPCGAAKKAVRGIGEKYTDEEMIVAIPGQMIQQVARNLTKLGSVKERMKSSNNE; from the coding sequence ATGGAAGAAACTGCTAAAAATTTGAATGAAATACTGGATTTAAATGGATTGGTGGGAGTAACTCTCATCAAAAATGAAGATAGTATCCCTAAGGATATAGAAACTTTAAAGGATCCTTTATTCTACTGTGTAATGCTTAAAAAGGCAGCATCAGAAAAAAAATCATTCTACGCTCCCGGTGAGGTCCATTCATGTTTGAGGGGCAAATCTGTTCTGGGAATGGGAGAAATTCCCGAATTTGAGAAAACCGGGAAATTCTATGTAAATAAAAGTTCCGTAGCTAACTCTAGATCTGCCTCCCACTTTGTAAACTCCGTACCTCGTGTTAAAGATGTGAAAGGCACATTAATCCAACCTCTAGAAGATGCTAAAGATCCTGATGTGGTCCTGGCATTTCCGTCAAACGCCAGAAACGCCCAAGAATTAATGCACGCCACAATATTTCAGAGCGGTGGAAATATAAAAGCCGAATTCTCCGCACCTTACAGTTTCTGTGGGTACACCACTGCACGCACCTATCTTGAAGATGTGGTAAGTTTTGCCATACCCTGTGGAGCTGCTAAAAAAGCGGTAAGAGGCATAGGAGAAAAATACACTGATGAAGAAATGATCGTAGCTATACCTGGCCAGATGATCCAACAAGTAGCTAGAAACCTCACTAAACTAGGATCCGTAAAAGAACGTATGAAATCTTCAAATAATGAATAA
- a CDS encoding DUF2115 domain-containing protein — translation MEKIEDVLSCREIHREKLHYILKNEANHISLQDIMKASFFLINDARYVQESYRKEYIKAYTHAFITRIKEVKEHKTHDNECLNLQEIQNAIAILMEQEKQTLDGEGFDPAFFKIYKVISVYTTFILGEPVHPVGTPFPGGLKVQYNGENYLCPVKERQKDNPGAVCGFCVAEQDPETI, via the coding sequence ATGGAAAAAATAGAGGATGTTCTCTCATGCCGTGAAATACATCGAGAAAAGCTCCATTATATTTTAAAGAATGAAGCTAACCATATTTCACTTCAAGACATCATGAAGGCTAGTTTTTTCCTCATAAACGATGCTCGATACGTACAAGAAAGTTACCGTAAAGAATACATAAAAGCTTACACCCATGCTTTCATAACACGTATTAAAGAGGTTAAAGAACACAAAACTCATGATAATGAATGTTTAAATCTGCAGGAAATTCAGAATGCCATTGCAATACTTATGGAGCAGGAAAAACAAACTTTGGATGGTGAGGGGTTCGATCCTGCATTTTTCAAGATTTATAAGGTTATTTCTGTTTACACTACTTTCATACTGGGAGAACCAGTTCACCCCGTGGGGACACCATTCCCTGGGGGTTTAAAAGTTCAATATAATGGTGAAAACTATCTTTGTCCTGTTAAAGAACGGCAAAAAGATAACCCTGGGGCAGTTTGTGGGTTCTGTGTTGCTGAACAGGATCCAGAAACGATTTAA
- the arsM gene encoding arsenite methyltransferase produces the protein MDNLKEKEIKDFVKERYSKIATKEDSSCSCCSGNGMAGIIQQAKAVGYSEDEIKSIPADAIFGLGCGNPTALAEIKKGETVLDLGSGGGIDVFLAANKVGDQGKVIGVDMTDNMVETATKNAKAGGYGNVEFKLGEIENLPIEDESIDVIISNCVINLTPNKSVAFKEVFRVLNDGGRILISDIVTEGELPDEIRKSFQAWSECTAGAMEKEEYLETIRKAGFKDVEIIEEHFFTEKDLDERLVGKITSVQVRALK, from the coding sequence GTGGACAACTTGAAAGAAAAAGAAATTAAAGACTTTGTAAAGGAAAGATATTCAAAGATTGCCACTAAAGAAGATTCATCCTGTTCATGCTGCTCCGGTAACGGTATGGCTGGTATAATCCAGCAAGCCAAAGCTGTTGGTTATTCTGAGGATGAAATAAAAAGTATTCCTGCGGATGCCATATTTGGCCTGGGTTGTGGTAATCCAACTGCACTAGCAGAGATTAAAAAGGGAGAAACCGTACTAGACCTGGGATCCGGTGGGGGAATAGATGTTTTCCTGGCCGCCAACAAGGTGGGTGACCAGGGAAAAGTCATCGGAGTGGACATGACTGATAATATGGTGGAAACCGCCACTAAAAATGCTAAAGCAGGCGGTTATGGGAATGTGGAATTCAAACTGGGTGAAATAGAGAATTTACCCATTGAAGATGAGTCTATTGATGTAATAATTAGTAACTGTGTTATAAACCTCACACCAAACAAATCCGTAGCCTTTAAAGAGGTTTTCAGGGTTTTGAACGATGGTGGTCGAATATTGATATCGGATATAGTTACCGAGGGTGAACTTCCGGATGAAATCCGTAAAAGCTTCCAGGCCTGGTCTGAATGCACTGCCGGGGCCATGGAAAAGGAAGAATATCTGGAAACCATAAGAAAAGCAGGATTTAAAGATGTTGAAATCATAGAAGAACACTTTTTCACAGAAAAAGACCTTGATGAACGTCTGGTAGGGAAAATAACCAGTGTACAGGTAAGGGCTCTTAAATAA
- a CDS encoding ArsR/SmtB family transcription factor translates to MKIDEIKNCCNIELDEISRLKKLLSNSYDELEFNKKTEIFKAISDPTRLQILSLLTLRDLYVCEIMAVLDKPQSTISHHLNVLKNAGFIEGHKEGIWTLYGLKNPEILILIDKLCDPIQ, encoded by the coding sequence ATGAAAATAGATGAAATAAAAAATTGTTGTAACATTGAATTAGACGAAATTAGTAGATTAAAAAAATTATTATCTAATTCATATGATGAGTTAGAGTTTAATAAGAAAACAGAAATTTTTAAAGCCATTTCAGATCCCACCCGGCTACAAATATTGTCCTTACTAACATTAAGGGATCTATATGTTTGTGAAATCATGGCTGTTCTGGATAAACCTCAATCCACCATATCACATCATCTCAATGTGTTGAAAAATGCAGGATTCATTGAAGGGCATAAAGAGGGTATTTGGACGTTATATGGCCTTAAAAATCCAGAAATTTTGATTTTAATTGATAAATTATGTGATCCAATCCAATAG
- a CDS encoding MBL fold metallo-hydrolase, which translates to MKKWLTKGGSIIYQIGWGRGNSYLVLDGDNSVLVDTGLKGSRNDLKAKLDELLGGGELSWLVLTHTHYDHVENAAWIKEHYNSQIILHRSEADYLKQGCSPLPTGTNPLAGMVEKIGRKITSLSDYELANPDILVDDKYQLTHHSYLMHTPGHTEGSISLIVDYEVALVGDAMFGVFWWSIFPPFADDVPLMKKSWGKLAKTGCKIYLPGHGTKNSQELLIKQCKKYRVF; encoded by the coding sequence ATGAAAAAATGGCTAACTAAGGGTGGCTCTATAATCTATCAGATTGGGTGGGGAAGGGGAAATTCTTACCTGGTTTTAGATGGTGATAATTCAGTTTTAGTTGATACTGGTCTTAAAGGATCCAGAAATGATCTTAAGGCAAAACTGGATGAATTACTGGGTGGAGGGGAATTATCATGGCTGGTTTTAACTCATACTCATTACGATCATGTTGAAAACGCAGCCTGGATAAAAGAACACTACAATTCTCAGATAATACTCCATCGTAGTGAGGCTGACTATTTAAAACAGGGTTGTTCACCCTTACCCACTGGTACTAACCCTTTGGCTGGCATGGTGGAAAAAATAGGGAGAAAAATAACCAGTCTCAGTGACTACGAATTAGCAAATCCTGACATCCTGGTTGATGATAAATACCAGTTAACTCACCATTCTTACTTAATGCACACACCGGGACATACTGAAGGTTCCATCAGCCTTATTGTGGATTATGAAGTGGCCCTGGTGGGAGATGCCATGTTCGGTGTATTCTGGTGGTCCATATTCCCTCCATTTGCCGATGATGTGCCTCTCATGAAGAAAAGCTGGGGTAAACTTGCAAAAACCGGGTGTAAAATCTATTTACCTGGTCACGGCACCAAAAACTCCCAAGAATTACTTATCAAACAGTGTAAGAAGTACAGGGTTTTTTAA
- a CDS encoding DASS family sodium-coupled anion symporter gives MKTNINLKAFGMPLAIIAFIVVMLIPMKGLSYPGHAAIALLVFAVIMWATEAVHLAVTSLIILFIQPIIGVESFDNAVIGFANPIIFLMIGGFIIAEAIRKSGLATRLTYAMLNKFGTSPDRSLFVAVFSTGLLSAWIENVVAFAMLLPIIKEIIPLMGVEDPEKGKSNFAKAMVLGASYGSLAGGFGTEIGTAPNLMAAAYTNIPFVNWMIFGFPLAIIMLIIIWKLLGRLFKPEVEGIVGGTKTITDKMESLGPMTMVEKKSLVILLFTISLWITTGITGLNSYSIALIGAVLFFIFKVIDWKDAQNGVDWGLIVFFGGALSLGAALLQTGAANWLITDIVALLGSNPSTILITVVLMIIAVCITQVMSNIALSAILIPLSVTLAAAQGQPVGTYAVPVAIACSLSFMLPMADPTVAMAYGTGYVKIKEILKAGVPLVVIGIILTIIILLTPLAKPALG, from the coding sequence TTGAAAACGAATATAAATTTAAAAGCTTTTGGAATGCCATTGGCAATTATTGCTTTTATAGTTGTAATGCTAATTCCTATGAAAGGTTTAAGCTATCCCGGTCATGCAGCAATCGCTTTACTTGTATTCGCCGTTATAATGTGGGCTACTGAAGCTGTGCATCTAGCAGTTACTTCTTTAATAATACTATTTATACAGCCCATAATTGGTGTTGAAAGTTTTGATAACGCTGTAATTGGTTTTGCAAATCCAATCATATTTTTAATGATTGGTGGTTTTATTATTGCTGAAGCAATCCGTAAAAGCGGATTGGCTACACGTTTAACTTATGCCATGCTCAATAAGTTTGGAACCAGCCCGGATAGAAGTCTTTTCGTGGCAGTATTCTCCACTGGACTTCTATCTGCCTGGATTGAAAACGTGGTAGCATTTGCCATGTTACTCCCCATTATAAAGGAAATAATTCCTTTAATGGGAGTTGAGGACCCTGAAAAGGGTAAAAGTAACTTTGCTAAGGCTATGGTACTTGGTGCGTCATACGGTTCACTAGCAGGGGGATTCGGTACTGAAATCGGTACTGCTCCCAACCTGATGGCAGCCGCCTACACCAACATCCCCTTTGTTAACTGGATGATCTTCGGATTCCCACTGGCAATTATAATGTTGATAATCATCTGGAAACTGCTGGGACGATTGTTCAAACCAGAAGTTGAGGGAATAGTAGGCGGTACAAAAACCATAACCGATAAAATGGAATCATTAGGCCCCATGACAATGGTAGAAAAAAAATCATTAGTTATATTACTATTCACCATTAGTTTATGGATCACCACCGGCATAACCGGTTTAAACAGTTATTCCATTGCTTTAATCGGCGCTGTGCTCTTCTTCATATTTAAAGTAATTGATTGGAAAGATGCGCAGAATGGTGTTGACTGGGGATTAATTGTCTTCTTCGGAGGAGCATTAAGCCTCGGAGCTGCATTACTCCAAACTGGAGCTGCAAATTGGCTTATAACTGATATTGTTGCTCTTCTCGGGAGTAATCCTTCAACCATCCTTATTACGGTTGTTTTGATGATAATTGCAGTCTGTATAACCCAGGTAATGTCTAACATTGCACTTTCTGCAATATTAATCCCATTATCAGTTACACTGGCCGCAGCCCAGGGACAACCCGTGGGAACCTACGCCGTGCCTGTAGCAATAGCCTGTTCACTATCCTTCATGCTCCCCATGGCCGACCCAACAGTGGCCATGGCTTACGGAACAGGGTACGTGAAAATTAAAGAGATACTTAAAGCAGGGGTTCCGCTGGTAGTGATTGGAATTATACTTACCATTATAATCCTACTGACTCCCCTTGCAAAACCAGCATTGGGATAA